Proteins encoded together in one Anopheles darlingi chromosome 3, idAnoDarlMG_H_01, whole genome shotgun sequence window:
- the LOC125957074 gene encoding two pore potassium channel protein sup-9 isoform X2 yields MKKQNVRTISLIVCTFTYLLIGAAVFDALESETEKKRWKALSAIENVLINRYNISAEDFKVIETVIMKSEPHKAGQQWKFSGAFYYATTVLTTIGYGHSTPSTVSGKIFTMCYAAIGIPLGLVMFQSIGERVNRLSSVIVHAVKTSFNCKKAIASEVDLILVVTTLSSLTIAGGAAAFSKFEGWSYFDSVYYCFITLTTIGFGDMVALQKDNALNKKPEYVAFALIFILFGLAVVAASLNLLVLRFVTMNTEDEKRDEAQAIQALQIAVKLDGDIITGNTGDSVDERCYERISVINPLTVCHNCPTKFDMTEAGNGCYIDTNYRYPLVDCEMTQLRSPADLRPEGGDDQGVQDFETDDEGLIQPLRFEYHPSRGRASV; encoded by the exons atgaaaaagcaaaacgtaAGGACCATTTCGCTCATCGTTTGCACCTTCACCTATCTGCTAATAGGGGCCGCTGTGTTCGACGCTTTGGAGTcagaaacggaaaagaagcGCTGGAAGGCACTGAGTG CAATTGAAAATGTGCTTATTAACCGGTACAATATTAGCGCCGAGGACTTTAAAGTCATTGAGACGGTTATTATGAAGTCGGAACCACATAAGGCGGGCCAGCAGTGGAAATTTTCGGGCGCTTTCTACTACGCGACTACTGTGCTGACAACGATCGGGTACGGACACTCAACTCCGTCTACCGTTAGTGGGAAGATCTTTACCATGTGCTATGCAGCCATCGGCATTCCACTGGGACTGGTGATGTTCCAGAGTATCGGTGAGCGCGTGAATCGGCTGAGCAGTGTGATTGTGCACGCAGTGAAGACTTCGTTCAACTGCAAAAAGGCCATTGCCTCCGAGGTTGATCTTATACTGGTCGTAACGACACTCAGCTCGTTAACGATCGCTGGAGGAGCTGCCGCTTTTAGCAAATTCGAAGGATGGAGCTATTTTGATTCAGTGTACTACTGCTTCATTACGTTGACCACGATTGGGTTTGGTGATATGGTTGCACTACAGAAGGATAACGCTTTGAACAAGAAGCCGGAGTATGTGGCTTTTGCTCTGATTTTCATCCTTTTCGGACTGGCTGTTGTGGCCGCTTCATTGAACCTACTCGTGCTGCGCTTCGTTACCATGAACACGGAGGACGAGAAACGCGATGAAGCACAAGCCATCCAA gCATTACAGATAGCGGTGAAGCTGGATGGCGACATTATTACCGGCAATACGGGTGATAGTGTAGACGAGCGTTGCTATGAACGGATCTCCGTCATTAACCCGCTTACCGTTTGTCACAACTGTCCGACGAAGTTCGACATGACGGAGGCTGGCAATGGCTGCTACATCGATACTAACTATCGCTACCCGTTGGTTGATTGCGAAATGACGCAGCTGCGATCACCGGCCGATCTGCGTCCGGAAGGTGGTGATGACCAAGGGGTGCAGGATTtcgaaaccgacgacgaaggccTAATACAACCGCTACGGTTTGAATACCATCCCAGCCGGGGCCGTGCATCGGTCTGA
- the LOC125957074 gene encoding two pore potassium channel protein sup-9 isoform X1, producing the protein MKKQNVRTISLIVCTFTYLLIGAAVFDALESETEKKRWKALSGLYRRDSSLHPNTLTLIHSWLDFGFAAIENVLINRYNISAEDFKVIETVIMKSEPHKAGQQWKFSGAFYYATTVLTTIGYGHSTPSTVSGKIFTMCYAAIGIPLGLVMFQSIGERVNRLSSVIVHAVKTSFNCKKAIASEVDLILVVTTLSSLTIAGGAAAFSKFEGWSYFDSVYYCFITLTTIGFGDMVALQKDNALNKKPEYVAFALIFILFGLAVVAASLNLLVLRFVTMNTEDEKRDEAQAIQALQIAVKLDGDIITGNTGDSVDERCYERISVINPLTVCHNCPTKFDMTEAGNGCYIDTNYRYPLVDCEMTQLRSPADLRPEGGDDQGVQDFETDDEGLIQPLRFEYHPSRGRASV; encoded by the exons atgaaaaagcaaaacgtaAGGACCATTTCGCTCATCGTTTGCACCTTCACCTATCTGCTAATAGGGGCCGCTGTGTTCGACGCTTTGGAGTcagaaacggaaaagaagcGCTGGAAGGCACTGAGTGGTTTGTATCGGCGTGATTCGTCCTTGCACCCGAATACACTTACGCTTATACACTCCTGGTTGGACTTTGGTTTTGCAGCAATTGAAAATGTGCTTATTAACCGGTACAATATTAGCGCCGAGGACTTTAAAGTCATTGAGACGGTTATTATGAAGTCGGAACCACATAAGGCGGGCCAGCAGTGGAAATTTTCGGGCGCTTTCTACTACGCGACTACTGTGCTGACAACGATCGGGTACGGACACTCAACTCCGTCTACCGTTAGTGGGAAGATCTTTACCATGTGCTATGCAGCCATCGGCATTCCACTGGGACTGGTGATGTTCCAGAGTATCGGTGAGCGCGTGAATCGGCTGAGCAGTGTGATTGTGCACGCAGTGAAGACTTCGTTCAACTGCAAAAAGGCCATTGCCTCCGAGGTTGATCTTATACTGGTCGTAACGACACTCAGCTCGTTAACGATCGCTGGAGGAGCTGCCGCTTTTAGCAAATTCGAAGGATGGAGCTATTTTGATTCAGTGTACTACTGCTTCATTACGTTGACCACGATTGGGTTTGGTGATATGGTTGCACTACAGAAGGATAACGCTTTGAACAAGAAGCCGGAGTATGTGGCTTTTGCTCTGATTTTCATCCTTTTCGGACTGGCTGTTGTGGCCGCTTCATTGAACCTACTCGTGCTGCGCTTCGTTACCATGAACACGGAGGACGAGAAACGCGATGAAGCACAAGCCATCCAA gCATTACAGATAGCGGTGAAGCTGGATGGCGACATTATTACCGGCAATACGGGTGATAGTGTAGACGAGCGTTGCTATGAACGGATCTCCGTCATTAACCCGCTTACCGTTTGTCACAACTGTCCGACGAAGTTCGACATGACGGAGGCTGGCAATGGCTGCTACATCGATACTAACTATCGCTACCCGTTGGTTGATTGCGAAATGACGCAGCTGCGATCACCGGCCGATCTGCGTCCGGAAGGTGGTGATGACCAAGGGGTGCAGGATTtcgaaaccgacgacgaaggccTAATACAACCGCTACGGTTTGAATACCATCCCAGCCGGGGCCGTGCATCGGTCTGA